One genomic window of Solanum dulcamara chromosome 10, daSolDulc1.2, whole genome shotgun sequence includes the following:
- the LOC129870580 gene encoding GEM-like protein 4, whose protein sequence is MKNLLSGNVVTVSMSSKVCSFERQPKKLLSLSASQDYVPSATSKHLSKINQRKSMIVKMNKLGERMDCLAQGIREHVSHSPKLTETVKGKLSLGAKILQVGGLEKIFKQMFGVRDDEKLLKISQCYLSTTAGPIAGLIYISTDKIAFCSERSIKLSSPTGKLLRIYYKVSIPISKIMKAKESENREKPSQKYIQVITEDDFEFWFIEIIKRL, encoded by the exons ATGAAGAACTTACTCAGTGGAAATGTGGTAACTGTTTCCATGAGTTCAAAAGTATGCTCATTTGAAAGGCAGCCTAAAAAGTTACTGTCTCTATCTGCTAGCCAAGACTATGTTCCATCTGCAACTTCAAAGCACTTATCTAAAATAAATCAAA GAAAATCTATGATTGTTAAGATGAACAAGCTTGGAGAGAGGATGGACTGTCTTGCACAAGGCATCCGCGAGCATG TGAGCCATAGCCCGAAGCTAACAGAAACAGTGAAGGGGAAATTGAGCCTTGGAGCGAAAATTCTTCAAGTTGGAGGGTTGGAGAAGATATTCAAGCAGAtgtttggtgttagagatgaTGAAAAGCTATTGAAGATTTCTCAATGCTATTTATCAACTACAGCTGGTCCAATAGCAGGACTTATCTACATCTCTACCGATAAGATTGCTTTCTGCAGTGAGAGATCAATAAAGCTCTCATCTCCAACTGGAAAGTTGCTTAGAATCTACTATAAG GTATCGATCCCAATAAGTAAGATAATGAAAGCAAAAGAGAGTGAAAATAGGGAAAAACCATCACAGAAGTATATACAAGTAATTACAGAGGATGATTTTGAGTTCTGGTTTATCGAAATCATCAAAAGACTCTGA